From one Thalassobaculum sp. OXR-137 genomic stretch:
- a CDS encoding DUF938 domain-containing protein produces MDTSAPSPSTAPAGFDALMAVEAPAGAMDAPAARRNARPLFDVLRQELPATGTVLEVGSGTGHHAAAFARDLHPVRWLPTENTPERRASIEAWSAFLPADGPRPLAPRALDASLSAEEWPVADCAPFDGMVSVNVIHIAPWAVARGLLAGAARWLRPGAPLVLYGPFHRDGRSMSPGNTAFDADLRRQDPDWGIRDLEREVLPLAAACGLKLAAVHTMPANNLCVVLRN; encoded by the coding sequence ATGGATACGTCAGCCCCCTCTCCCTCCACCGCCCCTGCCGGGTTCGATGCCCTGATGGCTGTCGAGGCGCCCGCCGGGGCGATGGACGCCCCCGCCGCCCGCCGCAACGCCAGGCCGCTGTTCGACGTGCTGCGCCAGGAACTTCCCGCGACGGGGACGGTGCTCGAGGTCGGATCGGGCACCGGACACCATGCCGCCGCCTTCGCGCGCGACCTGCATCCGGTGCGTTGGCTGCCGACCGAAAACACCCCGGAGCGGCGGGCGAGTATCGAGGCCTGGAGCGCCTTCCTGCCCGCCGACGGCCCGCGCCCGCTGGCACCCCGCGCACTCGACGCCTCGCTCTCGGCCGAGGAATGGCCGGTGGCGGACTGCGCGCCGTTCGACGGCATGGTGAGCGTCAACGTGATCCACATCGCGCCCTGGGCCGTGGCTCGCGGCCTCCTGGCGGGCGCGGCGCGCTGGCTGAGACCGGGCGCGCCGCTGGTTCTCTACGGACCGTTCCATCGCGACGGCCGGTCCATGAGCCCCGGCAACACCGCGTTCGACGCCGACCTGCGGCGTCAGGACCCGGACTGGGGCATCCGGGACCTGGAACGCGAGGTCCTGCCCTTGGCGGCGGCGTGCGGCCTGAAGCTGGCCGCCGTGCACACGATGCCGGCGAACAACCTTTGCGTCGTGCTGCGGAACTGA
- a CDS encoding CarD family transcriptional regulator → MTKKNEFNTGDFVVYPTHGVGLIKGTETQTIAGTELELLVIDFEQDRMTLRIPLTKAKTSGLRRLSSRKQMDAAIAKLKGRARVRRTMWSRRAQEYEAKINSGDPVSIAEVVRDLRRSSNQAEQSYSERQMYQAAIDRLAREFAKIEKIDEEAAIDRLEKLMDAA, encoded by the coding sequence ATGACAAAAAAGAACGAGTTCAACACTGGTGACTTTGTCGTGTACCCGACGCACGGTGTGGGCCTGATCAAGGGGACTGAGACCCAGACCATCGCCGGGACTGAGCTGGAACTTCTGGTGATCGACTTCGAGCAGGATCGGATGACCCTGCGCATTCCGCTCACCAAAGCCAAGACCAGCGGCCTGCGGCGCCTGAGCAGCCGCAAGCAGATGGATGCCGCGATCGCCAAGCTGAAGGGCCGCGCCCGCGTCCGTCGCACCATGTGGAGCCGTCGCGCCCAGGAATACGAGGCGAAGATCAATTCCGGCGATCCGGTGTCGATCGCCGAAGTGGTTCGCGACCTGCGCCGGTCGAGCAATCAGGCCGAGCAGTCCTACAGCGAACGCCAGATGTACCAGGCGGCCATCGACCGGCTCGCCCGGGAATTCGCGAAGATCGAGAAGATCGACGAGGAAGCGGCGATCGACCGTCTCGAGAAGCTGATGGACGCTGCCTGA
- a CDS encoding sensor histidine kinase — protein sequence MKFYDWMSRLPLPRNYLVKILVVSFIGVHIPMIGAVTYILLSADIALSDTMGVLIALLIATVLGTVATMAMLYLLLAPITRAATALRAYLNERKIPSLPTRYDDEAGILLANVQETVTRLDMALDTARAQREEAVRGHRSKFQVLAGMSHDLRTPLNHVIGFAEVMTTEALGPLGSHRYRDYASGIRDSGEDLLTTLQTILDLSAHEADPDSRDLDPAGVDLAGAVDQAVRLTHFHAERCGTVIHMTVPSNADAAVVTSERSLKQIVLHALQVALGTSPTATRIDVSVAETIDHASLTVVSDLPWTLGDVPPELDDGAGPEDFPSSTPAALRLSLVNSLAAGAGATVQVGNAAGGARSLTITFRKAERKRGASQAA from the coding sequence ATGAAATTCTATGACTGGATGAGCCGGCTTCCTCTGCCGCGCAACTATCTTGTGAAGATTCTGGTGGTCAGTTTCATCGGGGTTCATATCCCCATGATTGGTGCGGTTACTTACATCCTGCTCTCCGCCGACATCGCCCTCTCCGACACGATGGGCGTTCTGATCGCCCTACTGATCGCCACCGTGCTGGGAACCGTCGCCACCATGGCGATGCTCTACCTTCTGCTCGCGCCGATCACCCGTGCGGCCACCGCCCTGCGCGCCTACCTGAATGAGCGCAAGATCCCGTCGCTGCCGACGCGCTACGACGACGAAGCCGGCATCCTGCTCGCCAATGTGCAGGAGACGGTGACCCGGCTCGACATGGCCCTGGACACCGCGCGCGCCCAGCGCGAGGAAGCGGTCCGCGGCCACCGCAGCAAATTCCAGGTTCTGGCCGGAATGAGCCACGACCTGCGCACGCCGCTGAACCATGTGATCGGCTTCGCCGAGGTGATGACGACCGAAGCCCTCGGCCCGCTCGGCAGCCACCGCTACCGCGACTATGCCAGCGGCATCCGCGACAGTGGCGAAGATCTGCTGACCACCCTGCAGACCATTCTGGACCTGAGCGCGCACGAAGCCGATCCGGACTCCCGCGACCTGGACCCGGCGGGCGTCGACCTGGCAGGCGCGGTGGATCAGGCGGTACGGCTGACCCATTTCCACGCGGAACGCTGCGGAACCGTCATCCACATGACCGTTCCCAGCAACGCCGACGCGGCCGTGGTGACCTCGGAACGCTCCTTGAAGCAGATCGTCCTGCACGCGCTGCAGGTGGCGCTTGGCACCAGTCCGACCGCCACGCGGATCGACGTTTCGGTTGCCGAGACGATCGACCACGCCAGCCTGACGGTCGTCAGCGATCTACCCTGGACCCTGGGAGACGTGCCGCCCGAATTGGACGACGGTGCCGGGCCGGAGGACTTCCCCTCCTCGACCCCGGCCGCCCTGCGGCTGTCCCTGGTGAACTCGCTGGCCGCCGGCGCCGGCGCGACGGTTCAGGTCGGCAACGCCGCTGGGGGCGCCCGGTCGTTGACCATCACCTTCCGCAAGGCGGAACGGAAGCGCGGCGCGTCCCAGGCCGCCTGA
- the htpG gene encoding molecular chaperone HtpG, translated as MAAETRSFQAEVSKLLHIVANALYSEREVFLRELISNAADACDKLRFLAISNPDLTADDSAFKIRISADDKAKTLTLSDNGVGMTEAELHDNLGTIARSGTSAFVDEMSGDAKKDTSLIGQFGVGFYSAFMVADKVEVLTRKAGESTGWLWTSDGLGEYTVAPAEKATRGTVITLHLKKDAKEFLEKQRIQTIVRTYSDHIPFPVVFVEGEDEDTLNQASALWTRSKSEISDEDYKEFYHHVGHAFDDPWMTVHWKAEGRIEYHGLLFVPSQRPFDLFHPERRHHVKLYVKRVFITDEIEGLVPSWLRFLKGVVDCEDLPLNVSREMLQHNPVVTTISKALTKRVLGDLAKKAKKEPEAYAEFWRNFGAVLKEGLYADGGEHKEALLDLVRFKSTAGDELASLDGYIERMKEGQEAIYYIAAEDEAAAKASPQLEGFLKKGVEVLFLTDPIDEFWVQTMFDGVKGKPLKSITRGGADLASIKSGETDKDESADKKDDEPKDSGSVDNLIASVKLALGSTVKDVRTTDRLSESPVCLVADETDMDMNLERMLRQHKQLDHAAPRVLEINADHALIKGLAKLVKDGKTDGIDDAAFLLFEQARILEGEPVSDPKAFTRRFSEVMVKALGA; from the coding sequence ATGGCTGCCGAAACAAGATCTTTCCAAGCCGAAGTCTCGAAACTTCTGCACATCGTCGCGAACGCGCTTTACAGCGAACGTGAGGTGTTCCTGAGAGAGCTGATCTCGAACGCCGCCGACGCCTGCGACAAGCTGCGATTCCTGGCGATCTCCAATCCGGATCTGACCGCCGACGACAGCGCCTTCAAGATCCGCATCTCCGCCGACGACAAGGCGAAGACGCTGACCCTCTCCGATAACGGGGTGGGCATGACCGAAGCCGAGCTGCACGACAATCTCGGCACCATCGCCCGCTCCGGCACCTCGGCCTTCGTCGACGAGATGAGCGGCGATGCCAAGAAGGACACCAGCCTGATCGGCCAGTTCGGCGTCGGCTTCTATTCCGCCTTCATGGTTGCGGACAAGGTCGAGGTCCTGACCCGCAAGGCCGGCGAGAGCACGGGCTGGCTGTGGACCTCCGACGGGCTCGGCGAATACACGGTCGCGCCGGCCGAGAAGGCCACCCGCGGCACGGTCATTACCCTGCATCTCAAGAAGGACGCCAAGGAGTTCCTGGAGAAGCAGCGGATTCAGACCATCGTCCGCACCTATTCCGACCACATCCCCTTCCCCGTCGTATTCGTGGAGGGCGAGGACGAGGACACGCTGAACCAGGCCTCGGCCCTGTGGACCCGGTCGAAGAGCGAGATCTCCGACGAGGACTACAAGGAATTCTACCACCACGTCGGCCACGCCTTCGACGACCCGTGGATGACCGTCCACTGGAAGGCCGAAGGCCGCATCGAGTATCACGGCCTGCTGTTCGTGCCGTCGCAGCGCCCGTTCGACCTGTTCCACCCGGAGCGGCGCCATCACGTGAAGCTCTACGTGAAGCGGGTCTTCATCACCGATGAGATCGAGGGCCTGGTCCCCTCCTGGCTGCGGTTCCTGAAGGGCGTGGTCGATTGCGAGGACCTGCCGCTGAACGTCAGCCGCGAGATGCTGCAGCACAACCCGGTGGTCACCACGATCTCGAAGGCACTGACCAAGCGCGTGCTGGGCGACCTGGCCAAGAAGGCGAAGAAGGAGCCGGAGGCCTATGCCGAGTTCTGGCGCAACTTCGGCGCGGTGCTGAAGGAGGGCCTCTACGCCGATGGCGGCGAGCACAAGGAGGCACTGCTCGACCTGGTGCGGTTCAAGTCGACCGCCGGCGACGAGCTGGCGAGCCTGGACGGCTATATCGAGCGCATGAAGGAAGGCCAGGAGGCGATCTACTACATCGCCGCCGAGGACGAGGCCGCCGCCAAGGCCTCGCCGCAGTTGGAGGGCTTCCTGAAGAAGGGCGTGGAGGTCCTGTTCCTCACCGACCCGATCGACGAGTTCTGGGTCCAGACCATGTTCGACGGGGTGAAGGGCAAGCCGCTGAAGTCCATCACCCGCGGCGGCGCCGATCTCGCCTCCATCAAGTCCGGCGAGACCGACAAGGACGAGAGCGCCGACAAGAAGGACGACGAGCCGAAGGACAGCGGGTCGGTCGACAATCTGATCGCCTCGGTGAAGCTGGCGCTCGGATCGACCGTGAAGGACGTGCGGACCACCGACCGTCTGTCGGAAAGCCCGGTCTGCCTCGTCGCCGACGAGACCGACATGGACATGAACCTGGAGCGGATGCTGCGCCAGCATAAGCAGCTCGACCATGCCGCCCCGCGGGTGCTGGAGATCAACGCCGACCACGCGCTGATCAAGGGCCTGGCCAAGCTAGTCAAGGACGGCAAGACGGACGGCATCGACGACGCCGCCTTCCTGCTGTTCGAACAGGCCCGTATCCTGGAAGGCGAGCCGGTCAGCGATCCGAAGGCCTTCACCCGCCGGTTCTCGGAAGTGATGGTCAAGGCGCTGGGCGCCTGA
- the fdxA gene encoding ferredoxin FdxA, which produces MTYIVNEKCIKCKYTDCVEVCPVDCFYEGENMLVIHPDECIDCGVCEPECPPEAILPDTEPAAEKWLALNAEYAEIWPNITRKVDPMPDADKLQDEAGKYDKYFSANPGDGS; this is translated from the coding sequence ATGACCTACATCGTCAACGAGAAGTGCATTAAGTGTAAGTACACTGACTGTGTCGAGGTCTGCCCCGTAGACTGCTTCTACGAGGGCGAGAACATGCTGGTCATCCATCCGGATGAATGCATCGACTGCGGCGTCTGCGAGCCCGAGTGTCCGCCCGAGGCGATCCTGCCCGATACCGAGCCGGCCGCGGAGAAGTGGCTCGCGCTCAATGCGGAGTACGCCGAGATCTGGCCGAACATCACGCGCAAGGTCGATCCGATGCCGGATGCCGACAAGCTTCAGGACGAGGCGGGCAAATACGACAAGTATTTCTCGGCCAATCCCGGCGACGGAAGCTGA
- a CDS encoding aminotransferase class V-fold PLP-dependent enzyme, whose protein sequence is MSTKSTPIDVERARHETRGCAGIVHLNHAGSSLMPIPVADALIGWQREEEFRGGYETADRHQDKLENFYDATARLLNCSRDEVAFVENATRAWDMAFYALDLGKGDRILTTESEYGSNMIAYLHRAKHTGCEVAIVPNDNHGQIDVAALDRMVDDRVKLISISHVPTGGGLVNPAAEVGRVAGKHGVPYLLDACQSAGQIPLDVAEIGCDFLSATGRKYLRGPRGTGFLYVRGDWIERLDPPLLDQHAAELVNEREYVVRADARRFENWECHFAGKAALGVAIDYALGWGLEAIRDRVQPLAQQLRDRLSGLDGVEVLDEGAEKCGIVTFRKRGEEADAIKRRLKDHGINVSVSGDSGARVGYDRRGIATAVRASVHYITLEREIDALVRVVGEGA, encoded by the coding sequence ATGTCCACGAAATCAACGCCTATCGATGTCGAGCGGGCCCGGCACGAGACCCGGGGCTGCGCGGGGATCGTCCACCTGAACCACGCCGGTTCCTCGCTGATGCCGATCCCGGTCGCCGACGCGCTGATCGGCTGGCAGCGCGAGGAGGAGTTCCGCGGCGGCTACGAGACCGCCGACCGGCACCAGGACAAGCTGGAGAACTTCTACGACGCCACCGCCCGGCTGCTGAACTGCAGCCGCGACGAGGTCGCCTTCGTGGAGAACGCCACCCGGGCCTGGGACATGGCGTTTTATGCGCTGGATCTGGGCAAGGGCGACCGCATCTTGACGACGGAGTCCGAATACGGCTCGAACATGATCGCCTATCTGCACAGGGCCAAGCATACCGGCTGCGAGGTGGCGATCGTGCCGAACGACAACCACGGCCAGATCGACGTGGCCGCCCTGGACCGCATGGTGGACGACCGGGTGAAGCTGATCTCGATCAGCCATGTGCCCACCGGTGGCGGCCTGGTCAATCCGGCGGCCGAGGTCGGCAGGGTGGCCGGCAAGCACGGCGTGCCCTATCTGCTGGATGCCTGCCAGTCGGCCGGACAGATCCCCTTGGATGTGGCCGAGATCGGCTGCGATTTTCTGTCGGCAACCGGGCGGAAGTACCTGCGCGGCCCACGCGGCACCGGGTTTCTCTACGTGCGCGGCGACTGGATCGAGCGTCTGGATCCGCCGCTGTTGGACCAGCACGCGGCCGAACTGGTCAACGAGCGGGAATACGTGGTCCGCGCCGACGCCCGGCGGTTCGAGAACTGGGAGTGCCATTTCGCCGGCAAGGCGGCCCTGGGCGTGGCCATCGACTACGCGCTGGGTTGGGGGCTGGAGGCGATCCGCGACCGGGTCCAGCCGCTAGCCCAGCAGCTCCGCGACCGTCTATCCGGCCTCGACGGCGTGGAGGTACTGGACGAGGGTGCCGAGAAATGCGGCATCGTCACCTTCCGCAAGCGCGGCGAGGAGGCGGACGCCATCAAGCGCCGCCTCAAGGACCACGGCATCAACGTCAGCGTCTCCGGCGACAGCGGCGCGCGGGTGGGATACGACCGCCGCGGGATCGCCACGGCGGTTCGGGCCAGCGTCCATTACATCACGCTGGAGCGGGAGATCGACGCCCTGGTGCGCGTGGTGGGCGAGGGCGCCTGA
- a CDS encoding metal ABC transporter permease → MLDDFFVRALLAGIGVALTAGPLGCFVVWRRMAYFGDTMAHAGLLGVALSLVLQIAPVFGVFAVAATIAGLLLLLDRRRALSTDALLGLLSHGTLAVGLVLVALMTWVRIDLTALLFGDVLAVGVTDVALIWAGGAVVLAGLFWFWRPLLADTVHPDLAAAEGMRPERARAVLMLLMALVIAVAMKVVGVLLITSLLIIPAAAARRLAATPEAMAVLAALTGALAVALGLFASLQWDTPSGPSIVVAAILLFCAGLALPALRVGR, encoded by the coding sequence ATGCTTGACGACTTCTTCGTACGCGCCCTGCTGGCCGGGATCGGGGTGGCGCTGACGGCCGGGCCGCTCGGCTGCTTCGTGGTGTGGCGGCGTATGGCCTATTTCGGCGACACCATGGCCCATGCCGGCCTGCTCGGGGTGGCGCTCTCCCTGGTGTTGCAGATCGCGCCGGTATTCGGCGTCTTCGCGGTGGCGGCGACGATCGCCGGTCTCCTGCTGCTGCTCGACCGGCGGCGTGCCTTGTCGACCGACGCGCTGCTCGGTCTGCTGTCCCACGGGACCCTGGCGGTAGGCCTGGTCCTGGTCGCGCTGATGACCTGGGTACGGATCGACCTGACGGCCCTGCTGTTCGGTGACGTTCTGGCGGTCGGCGTGACGGATGTGGCGCTGATCTGGGCGGGCGGTGCGGTCGTGCTGGCCGGGCTGTTCTGGTTCTGGCGGCCCCTGCTCGCCGATACGGTGCACCCTGACCTGGCGGCGGCCGAGGGCATGCGGCCGGAGCGGGCCCGGGCGGTGCTGATGCTGCTGATGGCGCTGGTGATTGCCGTCGCGATGAAGGTGGTCGGCGTGTTGCTGATCACCTCGCTCCTGATCATCCCGGCCGCCGCCGCCCGCCGTCTGGCGGCTACGCCGGAAGCGATGGCGGTTCTGGCGGCGCTGACCGGGGCGCTGGCGGTGGCGCTCGGCCTGTTCGCCTCGCTGCAATGGGACACGCCCTCCGGCCCGTCGATCGTGGTGGCGGCGATCCTGCTGTTCTGCGCGGGCCTGGCACTACCGGCACTACGGGTGGGGCGGTAG
- a CDS encoding TerB family tellurite resistance protein, with product MNSIDAGGTPSAAPKDALATAVAVLLARAATLDGSFEAEERAVVAEHLCNRFNVSRDEIDRTLDEAATSADQMVDLYGLTRTVKDRLDEEGRIELMEALWEVVYADGELHDYESQLMRRLSGLLYITDRESGEARKRALAKLGLEVG from the coding sequence ATGAACAGTATCGACGCCGGAGGCACGCCCTCCGCCGCGCCGAAAGATGCCCTGGCCACCGCCGTGGCGGTTCTTCTGGCCCGGGCGGCAACGCTGGACGGCAGCTTCGAGGCCGAGGAGCGCGCTGTGGTGGCGGAGCATCTGTGCAATCGGTTCAACGTGTCGCGGGACGAGATCGACCGCACCCTGGACGAGGCCGCCACCTCCGCCGATCAGATGGTCGACCTCTACGGCCTGACCCGGACCGTGAAGGACCGGCTGGACGAGGAAGGGCGCATCGAGCTGATGGAAGCGCTGTGGGAGGTGGTCTACGCCGACGGCGAGCTGCATGACTACGAAAGCCAGCTGATGCGGCGGCTTTCGGGCCTGCTGTACATTACCGACCGCGAAAGCGGAGAGGCGCGAAAACGGGCTCTTGCGAAGCTCGGTCTTGAAGTCGGTTGA
- a CDS encoding helicase-related protein — MVLASHAASVLAVLGPTNTGKTHLAIERMLGHRNGVIGFPLRLLARENYDKIVARKGYRAVALVTGEEKIIPPDAKYFVCTVESMPLDKSFDFLAVDEVQLAGDPERGHVFTDRLLHARGLDETMFLGSETIRPLLRRLVPEARFETRPRLSELSYSGLCKMTRLPRRSAVVAFSAADVYAIAEVVRRQRGGVAVVMGALSPRTRNAQVQMYQEGEVDYLVATDAIGMGLNMDIDHVFFASDRKFDGRFPRRLRAAELAQIAGRAGRHMNDGTFGVTGNCPPLDDEAVMAIETHTFDALKQLSWRNTRLDFATMRDLKRSLEVWPEHDFLSRKRDGEDQEALETLSRMEEVAKRANGPVRIRLLWDVCQIPDFQKHLTESHARLLAQVYLYLTDAEEKLPSDWVDGQMSRFDRTEGDIDTLMGRIAHIRTWTYITHRGDWIDDAGHWQSRARAIEDRLSDALHQQLTLRFVDRRSATLSRKLKGGKEDILAGVSGDGTVTVEGHRVGHLEGFSFQPDAANTEEEKQVMTAARRVLPDEIARRVSRLESDLDEVFRLDGHGVFYWRGNPVADLVAGDVPWRPDVRVRESDMLEPPQRDRVQKRLKTWLDVHLEAVIPQLLQLARSDLSGGARGIVFQVLEGLGNAPAEGLRAMVKELDEQGRKDLARVGIRLGTENLYIPQLLKPKPVAMRGLLWSVFHGRFPEEGLPPEGRVQVVRRPETPTEYDIALGYQRLGGRAIRIDMVERIAALIRQAARNGPFAINPDMLSLAGVDHETFAAILNDLGYRKVGERPADQPAAAQPAQAGDDAGAAPTTEDAAAPADAAAVEPTPGEASEEAPAEDTPAEDTVSPAEAADASVPESVGAPSPEEAPADTAASDVPEADSLASAEAQPDAPAETAETTPATDDAPAEAAIDPAGEEAKPDDGETAPTGEAEPVVMVPLFARRRSEEGRRPRPNRNKQRQGGNRPNAAEGAPAGEARADGRPAQDRQGQERQGQDRQGQDRQGKRSDNRPSQGKPQHGKSSQARQGEGDGQRGDRRRGGGGKGPNRRDGDRRGRDDRPRVHTAEPERRGEIDPDSPFAALAGLRDALRKKDG, encoded by the coding sequence ATGGTTCTCGCATCGCATGCCGCGTCGGTCCTGGCCGTCCTCGGCCCGACCAACACCGGCAAGACCCACCTTGCGATCGAGCGGATGCTCGGTCACCGCAACGGCGTGATCGGATTTCCGCTGCGGCTGCTGGCGCGCGAGAACTACGACAAGATCGTCGCCCGCAAGGGATATCGCGCGGTTGCGCTGGTCACGGGCGAGGAGAAGATCATCCCGCCCGATGCCAAGTACTTCGTCTGCACCGTCGAGTCGATGCCGCTGGACAAATCTTTCGACTTTCTGGCGGTCGACGAGGTCCAGCTTGCCGGCGATCCGGAGCGCGGTCACGTCTTCACCGACCGCCTGCTGCACGCCCGCGGCCTCGACGAGACCATGTTCCTCGGCTCGGAGACGATCCGCCCGCTGCTGCGCCGGCTGGTGCCGGAGGCCCGGTTCGAGACCCGGCCGCGCCTGTCGGAGTTGAGCTATTCCGGCCTGTGCAAGATGACCCGCCTGCCGCGCCGCAGCGCGGTGGTCGCGTTCTCCGCCGCCGATGTCTACGCCATCGCCGAGGTCGTGCGGCGCCAGCGCGGCGGCGTGGCGGTGGTAATGGGGGCGCTCAGTCCGCGCACCCGCAACGCCCAGGTGCAGATGTATCAGGAGGGCGAGGTCGACTATCTGGTGGCCACCGACGCGATCGGCATGGGCCTGAACATGGATATCGACCATGTGTTCTTCGCCTCCGACCGCAAGTTCGACGGCCGCTTCCCGCGCCGCCTGAGGGCCGCGGAGCTGGCGCAGATCGCCGGCCGCGCCGGCCGCCACATGAACGACGGCACCTTCGGGGTGACCGGCAACTGCCCGCCGCTGGACGACGAGGCGGTGATGGCGATCGAGACCCATACCTTCGACGCGCTGAAACAGCTTTCCTGGCGCAACACCCGGCTCGACTTTGCGACCATGCGCGACCTGAAGCGCTCGCTGGAGGTCTGGCCGGAGCACGATTTCCTGTCGCGCAAGCGCGACGGCGAGGATCAGGAGGCACTGGAGACCCTCTCCCGGATGGAGGAGGTGGCCAAGCGCGCCAACGGTCCGGTCCGCATCCGGCTGCTGTGGGACGTGTGCCAGATCCCGGACTTTCAGAAACACCTTACGGAAAGTCATGCGCGTCTCCTCGCACAGGTGTATCTTTACCTGACCGACGCTGAGGAGAAGCTGCCAAGCGACTGGGTCGACGGCCAGATGAGCCGCTTCGACAGGACCGAGGGCGATATCGATACCCTGATGGGACGTATCGCGCATATTCGCACTTGGACCTACATTACACACCGAGGGGACTGGATTGACGACGCCGGTCACTGGCAGTCTAGGGCGCGCGCGATCGAGGACCGATTATCGGACGCGTTGCATCAGCAGCTCACTCTAAGGTTCGTCGATCGGCGGTCGGCGACCCTGTCGCGGAAGCTGAAGGGTGGTAAGGAGGATATATTGGCGGGCGTATCCGGCGACGGGACGGTAACGGTCGAGGGGCATCGTGTCGGGCATTTGGAAGGGTTCTCCTTCCAGCCCGACGCCGCGAATACCGAAGAAGAGAAACAGGTGATGACGGCGGCGCGGCGCGTCCTTCCGGACGAGATCGCACGTCGTGTGTCCCGTCTGGAAAGCGACCTCGACGAGGTGTTCCGCCTGGATGGTCATGGCGTGTTCTACTGGCGGGGCAACCCGGTGGCCGATCTGGTCGCCGGCGACGTGCCCTGGCGGCCGGACGTGCGCGTGCGCGAGAGCGACATGCTCGAACCGCCGCAGCGCGACCGGGTGCAGAAGCGCCTGAAGACCTGGCTGGACGTGCATCTCGAGGCGGTGATCCCGCAGTTGCTGCAGCTTGCCCGCTCGGACCTGTCCGGCGGCGCGCGCGGCATCGTGTTCCAGGTCCTCGAGGGACTGGGCAACGCGCCGGCCGAAGGGCTGCGTGCGATGGTCAAGGAACTCGACGAGCAGGGCCGCAAGGATCTGGCCCGGGTCGGGATCCGGCTCGGCACCGAGAACCTGTACATCCCCCAGCTCCTGAAGCCGAAGCCGGTCGCCATGCGCGGCCTGCTCTGGTCGGTGTTCCACGGCCGTTTCCCCGAAGAGGGGCTGCCGCCGGAGGGCCGGGTGCAGGTGGTACGCCGGCCGGAGACGCCGACGGAATACGACATCGCCCTGGGTTACCAGCGGCTCGGCGGCCGGGCGATCCGCATCGACATGGTCGAGCGCATCGCCGCGCTGATCCGTCAGGCGGCCCGCAACGGCCCGTTCGCGATCAATCCGGACATGCTGTCGCTGGCCGGTGTCGATCACGAGACCTTTGCCGCCATCCTGAACGACCTCGGCTACCGCAAGGTGGGCGAGCGTCCGGCCGACCAGCCCGCCGCCGCCCAGCCGGCGCAGGCCGGCGACGACGCTGGGGCGGCGCCGACGACGGAGGACGCTGCGGCTCCGGCGGATGCGGCCGCGGTTGAGCCGACCCCGGGCGAGGCTTCCGAGGAAGCGCCGGCTGAGGACACGCCGGCCGAGGACACGGTCAGCCCGGCCGAGGCGGCCGATGCGTCCGTGCCGGAAAGCGTCGGCGCGCCGTCACCCGAGGAGGCGCCCGCGGACACCGCTGCGAGCGACGTGCCGGAGGCGGACAGCTTGGCGTCGGCCGAAGCACAGCCCGACGCTCCGGCGGAGACCGCCGAGACGACCCCGGCGACCGACGATGCCCCGGCCGAAGCCGCAATCGACCCGGCTGGCGAAGAGGCCAAACCGGATGACGGCGAGACGGCCCCGACGGGAGAGGCCGAGCCGGTGGTCATGGTGCCGCTGTTCGCGCGCCGCCGCAGCGAGGAAGGGCGCCGTCCGCGTCCCAACCGCAACAAGCAGCGACAGGGCGGCAACCGGCCGAACGCGGCCGAGGGCGCGCCCGCCGGCGAGGCCCGGGCCGACGGCAGACCGGCCCAGGATCGCCAGGGTCAGGAGCGGCAGGGTCAAGATCGCCAGGGTCAGGACAGGCAGGGCAAGCGGTCCGACAACCGCCCGTCCCAGGGCAAGCCGCAGCATGGCAAGTCGAGCCAGGCTCGACAGGGCGAGGGCGACGGCCAGCGCGGCGACCGTCGCCGGGGTGGCGGCGGCAAGGGTCCGAACCGGCGCGACGGCGATCGTCGTGGGCGGGACGACCGGCCCCGGGTGCATACCGCCGAGCCGGAACGCCGCGGCGAGATCGATCCGGATTCGCCCTTCGCGGCCCTGGCCGGCCTGCGCGACGCGCTGCGCAAGAAGGACGGATGA
- a CDS encoding RNA-binding S4 domain-containing protein → MSGGGVPAPDGADSQRLDKWLWCARFFKSRALANALLAANRLRMDGTVVAKAHQKVKVGAVLTFPQGPHVRVVKVLSLATRRGPAPEARLLYEDLAPIPERSSEAKSVDLDEPTAPSRDKGAGRPTKRDRRAIDRMLDDSGLDG, encoded by the coding sequence ATGAGCGGAGGCGGCGTCCCCGCCCCCGACGGTGCCGACAGCCAGCGTCTGGACAAATGGCTCTGGTGCGCGCGGTTTTTCAAATCGCGCGCCCTGGCCAATGCCCTGTTGGCTGCCAACCGGCTGCGGATGGACGGAACCGTCGTCGCCAAGGCCCATCAGAAGGTGAAGGTCGGCGCCGTGCTGACCTTTCCCCAGGGACCGCATGTGCGGGTCGTCAAGGTTCTGTCCCTGGCCACCCGGCGCGGCCCGGCGCCCGAAGCCCGACTGCTGTACGAGGACCTGGCGCCCATTCCTGAGCGCAGTTCCGAAGCCAAGTCGGTCGATCTCGACGAGCCCACCGCGCCGAGCCGTGACAAGGGTGCGGGCCGGCCGACCAAGCGCGACCGGCGGGCCATCGACCGGATGTTGGACGACAGCGGTCTCGACGGGTAA